One window of Watersipora subatra chromosome 3, tzWatSuba1.1, whole genome shotgun sequence genomic DNA carries:
- the LOC137390066 gene encoding carbohydrate deacetylase-like — protein sequence MSADRVLYVTADDFGYCPQRNHGIIDCFKENGITDTSLLVNTSYAKHAVDLGLHHGLPMGLHFNVSEGHPLSEAKDIESLLDKDGCFLDKDQMLLAGEERRLCVNQIKTELKAQLEKFKVLTGSYPKRVDGHQHVHVFPTIREAFAQVLNEYNIALTRIPLDKSLPQADWMVPELKQFLEEVNECAKQTRELFTAHGIKSSDAFLGCSLMNFESTANLTLENLRSVMTSVPTGTISLELMVHPGYASTTENGGCGQGPDDFAKDISRNWELNFLTSKELQEYWNAEGWNKASWENL from the exons ATGAGTGCTGACAGGGTGCTATACGTCACAGCAGATGATTTTGGCTACTGTCCGCAGAGAAATCATGGAATTATTGACTGTTTCAAGGAAAATGGTATAACAGATACAAGTCTGTTGGTCAACACCTCCTATGCTAAACACGCTGTAGACTTAGGACTTCATCATGGTCTTCCCATGG GGCTACACTTCAATGTTAGTGAGGGCCATCCATTGAGTGAGGCGAAGGACATAGAGTCCCTCCTCGACAAGGATGGGTGTTTCCTTGACAAGGACCAAATGCTACTCGCTGGAGAAGAACGAAGATTATGTGTCAATCAG ATAAAGACAGAGCTGAAGGCCCAGTTGGAAAAGTTTAAAGTCCTAACAGGTTCATACCCAAAGAGAGTTGACGGTCACCAACATGTTCATGTATTTCCTACAATCCGAGAAGCATTTGCACAG GTGTTGAATGAATATAATATAGCACTGACTAGGATTCCTCTTGATAAAAGTCTGCCTCAAGCTGATTGGATGGTACCTGAACTGAAGCAGTTTCTGGAGGAAGTAAACGAGTGCGCTAAACAAACTCGAGAGTTGTTCACCGCTCATGGCATCAA GTCAAGTGATGCCTTTCTAGGCTGCTCGCTGATGAACTTTGAGTCAACGGCCAACTTAACTCTGGAAAACTTGAGATCCGTTATGACATCAGTGCCTACAGGAACAATTTCCCTAGAACTAATGGTTCATCCAGGCTATGCCAGTACCACTGAGAATGGGGGCTGTGGACAAGGCCCCGATGACTTCGCTAAAGATATATCTAGAAATTGGGAACTGAACTTTCTCACTAGCAAAGAACTTCAAGAATATTGGAACGCTGAGGGATGGAACAAGGCATCCTGGGAAAATTTGTAA